A region of Takifugu flavidus isolate HTHZ2018 chromosome 2, ASM371156v2, whole genome shotgun sequence DNA encodes the following proteins:
- the LOC130520275 gene encoding chymotrypsin A-like — MAFLWILSCLALAGATYGCGVPGISPVITGYSRIVNGEEAVPHSWPWQVSLQDYTGFHFCGGSLINENWVVTAAHCNVRTSHRVILGEHDRSSSNEAIQVMKVGKVFKHPKYNSYTINNDILLIKLASPAQLNVRVSPVCVAETSDNFPGGMRCVTSGWGLTRYNAPDTPALLQQAALPLLTNERCRQFWGSKITDLMICAGASGASSCMGDSGGPLVCEKAGAWTLVGIVSWGSGFCSVSSPGVYARVTMLRAWMDQIIAAN, encoded by the exons ATGGCCTTCCTGTGGATCCTCTCCTGTCTTGCCCTTGCAGGGGCTACTTACG GTTGCGGCGTTCCTGGCATCTCTCCTGTTATCACCGGATACTCTCGTATTGTTAATGGTGAGGAGGCAGTGCCTCACTCTTGGCCCTGGCAGGTGTCTctgcag GATTACACTGGTTTTCACTTCTGTGGGGGCTCTCTGATCAATGAGAACTGGGTGGTGACAGCTGCTCACTGCAATGTCAG AACGTCCCACCGTGTGATCCTTGGAGAGCATGATCGCTCTTCCAGTAACGAGGCCATCCAGGTGATGAAAGTTGGAAAG GTTTTCAAACACCCAAAGTACAATAGCTACACCAtcaacaatgacatcctgctcATCAAGTTGGCGAGCCCCGCCCAGTTGAACGTACGCGTGTCACCTGTGTGCGTGGCTGAGACCTCAGATAACTTCCCTGGTGGCATGAGGTGTGTGACCAGCGGCTGGGGCTTGACTCGCTACAATG CTCCCGACACCCCAGCTCTCTTGCAACAGGCTGCTCTCCCCCTGCTGACCAATGAGAGGTGCCGTCAGTTCTGGGGCAGCAAGATCACAGATCTGATGATCTGCGCTGGAGCCTCCGGAGCCTCCTCATGCATG GGTGACTCCGGTGGTCCTCTGGTCTGTGAGAAGGCGGGAGCTTGGACTCTGGTTGGTATTGTGTCTTGGGGCAGTGGATTCTGCAGCGTGTCTTCACCTGGTGTGTACGCTCGTGTCACCATGTTGCGTGCCTGGATGGACCAGATCATTGCTGCCAACTGA
- the LOC130520253 gene encoding chymotrypsin B-like — protein MAFLWIVSCLAFVSAAYGCGVPAIPPQVSGYARIVNGEEAVPHSWPWQVSLQQSNGFHFCGGSLINENWVVTAAHCNVRTYHNVIAGEHNKGYGSNEDVQILKPARVFTHPQWNPYTINNDIALIKLSTPARLGTNVSPVCLAEATDVFAAGMTCVTSGWGLTRYNAPSTPNNLQQAALPLLSNEQCKKHWGSNISDVMICAGGAGATSCMGDSGGPLVCEKDGAWTLVGIVSWGSSRCSTTTPAVYARVTMLRGWVDQILAAN, from the exons ATGGCCTTCCTCTGGATCGTGTCCTGCCTCGCCTTCGTCAGCGCCGCCTACG GCTGTGGCGTTCCCGCCATCCCTCCCCAGGTGAGCGGCTATGCCCGCATTGTCAATGGCGAGGAGGCTGTCCCTCACTCCTGGCCCTGGCAGGTGTCTCTTCAG CAATCCAACGGCTTCCACTTCTGTGGAGGATCTCTGATCAATGAGAACTGGGTGGTGACCGCCGCTCACTGTAACGTCAG GACCTACCACAATGTGATTGCTGGAGAACACAATAAGGGCTATGGCTCCAACGAGGATGTCCAGATTCTGAAGCCTGCCAGG gtGTTCACTCATCCCCAGTGGAATCCCTACACCATCAACAACGACATCGCCCTCATCAAGCTGTCCACCCCCGCTCGCCTGGGCACCAACGTGTCTCCCGTCTGCCTGGCTGAGGCCACCGATGTCTTTGCCGCTGGAATGACGTGTGTCACCTCTGGCTGGGGTCTGACCCGCTACAATG CTCCCAGTACTCccaacaacctgcagcaggctgctctgcctctgctgtccAACGAGCAGTGCAAGAAACACTGGGGCAGCAACATCTCAGATGTGATGatctgtgctggaggagctggagccacctcctgTATG GGGGATTCTGGTGGCCCTCTGGTCTGTGAGAAGGATGGTGCCTGGACTCTGGTTGGTATCGTCTCCTGGGGAAGCAGCCGTTGCTCCACCACCACTCCTGCCGTCTATGCCCGTGTCACCATGCTCCGTGGATGGGTTGACCAGATCCTCGCCGCCAACTAA
- the LOC130520259 gene encoding chymotrypsin B-like, with translation MAFLWIVSCLAFVSAAYGCGVPAIPPQVSGYARIVNGEEAVPHSWPWQVSLQQSNGFHFCGGSLINENWVVTAAHCNVRTYHNVIAGEHNKGYGSNEDVQILKPARVFTHPQWNPYTINNDIALIKLSTPARLGTNVSPVCLAEATDVFAAGMTCVTSGWGLTRYNAPSTPQHLQQAALPLLSNEQCKKHWGSNISDVMICAGGAGATSCMGDSGGPLVCEKDGAWTLVGIVSWGSSRCSTTTPAVYARVTMLRGWVDQILAAN, from the exons ATGGCCTTCCTCTGGATCGTGTCCTGCCTCGCCTTCGTCAGCGCCGCCTACG GCTGTGGCGTTCCCGCCATCCCTCCCCAGGTGAGCGGCTATGCCCGCATTGTCAATGGCGAGGAGGCTGTCCCTCACTCCTGGCCCTGGCAGGTGTCTCTTCAG CAATCCAACGGCTTCCACTTCTGTGGAGGATCTCTGATCAATGAGAACTGGGTGGTGACCGCCGCTCACTGTAACGTCAG GACCTACCACAATGTGATTGCTGGAGAACACAATAAGGGCTATGGCTCCAACGAGGATGTCCAGATTCTGAAGCCTGCCAGG gtGTTCACTCATCCCCAGTGGAATCCCTACACCATCAACAACGACATCGCCCTCATCAAGCTGTCCACCCCCGCTCGCCTGGGCACCAACGTGTCTCCCGTCTGCCTGGCTGAGGCCACCGATGTCTTTGCCGCTGGAATGACCTGCGTCACCTCTGGCTGGGGTCTGACCCGCTACAATG CTCCCAGTACTCCCCAACAcctgcagcaggctgctctgcctctgctgtccAACGAGCAGTGCAAGAAACACTGGGGCAGCAACATCTCAGATGTGATGatctgtgctggaggagctggagccacctcctgTATG GGGGATTCTGGTGGCCCTCTGGTCTGTGAGAAGGATGGTGCCTGGACTCTGGTTGGTATCGTCTCCTGGGGAAGCAGCCGTTGCTCCACCACCACTCCTGCCGTCTATGCCCGTGTCACCATGCTCCGTGGATGGGTTGACCAGATCCTCGCCGCCAACTAA
- the LOC130520267 gene encoding chymotrypsin B-like, whose product MAFLWIVSCLAFVSAAYGCGVPAISPQVTGYARIVNGEEAVPHSWPWQVSLQQSNGFHFCGGSLINENWVVTAAHCNVRTYHNVIAGEHNKGYGSNEDVQILKPARVFTHPRWNAYTINNDIALIKLSTPARLGTNVSPVCLAEATDVFAAGMTCVTSGWGLTRYNAPSTPNNLQQAALPLLSNEQCKKHWGSNISDVMICAGGAGATSCMGDSGGPLVCEKDGAWTLVGIVSWGSSRCSTTTPAVYARVTMLRGWVDQILAAN is encoded by the exons ATGGCCTTCCTCTGGATCGTGTCCTGCCTCGCCTTCGTCAGCGCCGCCTACG GCTGTGGCGTTCCCGCCATCTCTCCCCAGGTGACCGGCTATGCCCGCATTGTCAATGGCGAGGAGGCTGTGCCTCACTCCTGGCCCTGGCAGGTGTCTCTTCAG CAATCCAACGGCTTCCACTTCTGTGGAGGATCTCTGATCAATGAGAACTGGGTGGTGACCGCCGCTCACTGTAACGTCAG GACCTACCACAATGTGATTGCTGGAGAACACAATAAGGGCTATGGCTCCAACGAGGATGTCCAGATTCTGAAGCCTGCCAGG gtGTTCACTCATCCCAGGTGGAATGCCTACACCATCAACAACGACATCGCCCTCATCAAGCTGTCCACCCCCGCTCGCCTGGGCACCAACGTGTCTCCCGTCTGCCTGGCTGAGGCCACCGATGTCTTTGCCGCTGGAATGACCTGTGTCACCTCTGGCTGGGGTCTGACCCGCTACAATG CTCCCAGTACTCccaacaacctgcagcaggctgctctgcctctgctgtccAACGAGCAGTGCAAGAAACACTGGGGCAGCAACATCTCAGATGTGATGatctgtgctggaggagctggagccacctcctgTATG GGGGATTCTGGTGGCCCTCTGGTCTGTGAGAAGGATGGTGCCTGGACTCTGGTTGGTATCGTCTCCTGGGGAAGCAGCCGTTGCTCCACCACCACTCCTGCCGTCTATGCCCGTGTCACCATGCTCCGTGGATGGGTTGACCAGATCCTCGCCGCCAACTAA
- the agrp gene encoding agouti-related protein, translating to MFHSVLVCLLSFSLLHVSSSLVHGGVQLNDGPAAGRHADPLFLPHRDRNQALDAMHEPTPPHADSVEDSFMVDDDSYDELQGRAMRSLRRCIPHQQSCLGYPLPCCDPCDTCYCRFFNAICYCRQVGHNCSPRRT from the exons ATGTTCCACTCTGTGCTTGTCTGTCTTTTATCCTTCAGTCTGTTGCAtgtgtcttcttctctggttcatGGAGGCGTCCAGCTGAATGatggtcctgctgctggccgTCACGCAGACCCCCTCTTCCTGCCTCACAGAG ACAGAAACCAAGCCCTTGATGCCATGCATGAGCCCACTCCCCCCCATGCTGACTCAGTGGAGGATTCCTTCATGGTGGATGATGATTCCTATGATGAG CTTCAGGGTCGAGCCATGCGCTCCCTGCGTCGCTGCATCCCCCATCAGCAGTCTTGTTTGGGCTACCCGCTACCATGCTGTGACCCTTGTGACACCTGCTACTGTCGCTTCTTTAATGCTATCTGCTACTGTCGCCAAGTTGGCCACAACTGCTCACCCAGACGCACCTGA
- the LOC130520246 gene encoding chymotrypsin B-like, whose product MAFLWIVSCLAFVSAAYGCGVPAIPPQVSGYARIVNGEEAVPHSWPWQVSLQQSNGFHFCGGSLINENWVVTAAHCNVRTYHNVIAGEHNKGYGSNEDVQILKPARVFTHPQWNPYTINNDIALIKLSTPARLGTNVSPVCLAEATDVFAAGMTCVTSGWGLTRYNAPSTPNNLQQAALPLLSNEQCKKHWGSNISDVMICAGGAGATSCMGDSGGPLVCEKDGAWTLVGIVSWGSSRCSTTTPAVYARVTMLRGWVDQILAAN is encoded by the exons ATGGCCTTCCTCTGGATCGTGTCCTGCCTCGCCTTCGTCAGCGCCGCCTACG GCTGTGGCGTTCCCGCCATCCCTCCCCAGGTGAGCGGCTATGCCCGCATTGTCAATGGCGAGGAGGCTGTCCCTCACTCCTGGCCCTGGCAGGTGTCTCTTCAG CAATCCAACGGCTTCCACTTCTGTGGAGGATCTCTGATCAATGAGAACTGGGTGGTGACCGCCGCTCACTGTAACGTCAG GACCTACCACAATGTGATTGCTGGAGAACACAATAAGGGCTATGGCTCCAACGAGGATGTCCAGATTCTGAAGCCTGCCAGG gtGTTCACTCATCCCCAGTGGAATCCCTACACCATCAACAACGACATCGCCCTCATCAAGCTGTCCACCCCCGCTCGCCTGGGCACCAACGTGTCTCCCGTCTGCCTGGCTGAGGCCACCGATGTCTTTGCCGCTGGAATGACCTGCGTCACCTCTGGCTGGGGTCTGACCCGCTACAATG CTCCCAGTACTCccaacaacctgcagcaggctgctctgcctctgctgtccAACGAGCAGTGCAAGAAACACTGGGGCAGCAACATCTCAGATGTGATGatctgtgctggaggagctggagccacctcctgTATG GGGGATTCTGGTGGCCCTCTGGTCTGTGAGAAGGATGGTGCCTGGACTCTGGTTGGTATCGTCTCCTGGGGAAGCAGCCGTTGCTCCACCACCACTCCTGCCGTCTATGCCCGTGTCACCATGCTCCGTGGATGGGTTGACCAGATCCTCGCCGCCAACTAA
- the galr1b gene encoding galanin receptor type 1b, giving the protein MLLPGNHSVQFMETNSPPTEHEPPGIESVIVPVVFGLIFVVGVIGNCLVMVVIGKVRYGSRGRDTGGRKSRSPTNLFILNLCAADLLFLFFCVPLHATIYSLPEWVFGAFLCKFAHFFSTVSMLVSIFTLASMSVDRYIAVVRSGTSIRSRKNALFGLCVIWTLSLLCSVPVAQHQVLTNHPSAPNSTFCWEEWSGASKHTYKVSVLLLGFLLPLLLISCCYIRVLFHLHKKMKNMSKKSKHSKTKTAQTVLLLVAAFTICWMPHHIIAMWVEFGRFPLNDASFVFRIVSHCLSYGNSCVNPILYAFLSENFRRARHQVLTCRFLFPPPPNNKVTRCRMENGSITHSTI; this is encoded by the exons ATGCTGCTGCCGGGGAACCATTCAGTTCAGTTCATGGAGACCAACTCGCCCCCCACGGAGCACGAACCGCCTGGGATCGAGTCGGTGATCGTCCCTGTCGTATTTGGACTTATATTTGTGGTCGGAGTGATCGGTAACTGTCTAGTGATGGTGGTGATCGGGAAGGTGAGATATGGGAGCAGGGGTAGAGACACTGGGGGACGAAAATCCAGGAGCCCCACCAACCTCTTCATCCTGAACCTGTGCGCCGCggacctcctcttcctcttcttctgcgtcCCGCTCCATGCCACCATCTACTCGCTGCCAGAGTGGGTGTTCGGAGCTTTCCTCTGTAAGTTCGCGCACTTTTTCTCCACCGTCAGCATGCTGGTCAGCATCTTCACGCTCGCCTCCATGTCCGTGGACCGCTACATCGCGGTGGTGCGTTCTGGGACGTCTATTCGAAGCCGTAAGAATGCGCTGTTCGGGCTGTGCGTCATCTGGACCTTGTCTCTGCTGTGCTCCGTGCCAGTGGCGCAGCACCAAGTTCTCACCAACCACCCGAGCGCTCCTAACAGCACCTTTTGTTGGGAAGAGTGGTCCGGAGCCTCCAAACACACCTACAAGgtgtcggtgctgctgctgggcttcctgctgcctctgctgctcatcagctgCTGCTACATCCGG gttttATTCCATCTTcacaaaaagatgaaaaacatgTCGAAGAAATCGAAACACTCCAAAACAAAG ACTGCTCAGACTGTTCTCCTGCTGGTCGCCGCCTTCACCATCTGCTGGATGCCACATCACATCATCGCCATGTGGGTGGAGTTTGGAAGATTCCCCCTGAATGACGCCTCCTTTGTCTTCCGCATTGTGTCCCATTGCCTGTCGTACGGAAATTCCTGCGTCAACCCGATCCTCTACGCATTCCTGTCCGAGAACTTCCGCCGGGCTCGCCATCAGGTCCTCACCTGCCGCTTCCTGTTCCCGCCTCCACCCAACAACAAAGTGACTCGTTGCCGCATGGAGAACGGCTCCATCACACACTCCACCATCTGA